The nucleotide window TCCACGCGATCAGGAACTGACGCTGATGTTGAACGAGAACCTGCCGGGGGCCCTGTTGCCGTGGCGGGACCGCTACGCCGCTCAGCTGGGGAGCGTGCACCAGCCCTACCTGGACTCGAAGATCCTGGATTTCGTGGGACGCGTTCCGCTGAACCTGCTGGCCGGCAAGGCCGTGTTCATTCAGGCGCTGAAAGTGCTCGACCCCGAACTTCTGCGGGTGCCACTGGCCCGCACGCCGGGGTACAAGGCGGACTGGAAGCGCGAGTTCATCACGCAGCGGGACGCCGTGTGGGCGGGCGTGACGGCGAAGGCCAGTCCCCTGGACGCCGTGGTGAGTCCCGAAGTGCTCCGCGGCGTGCTGTACGGGCTGACCCCGGTCTCGGCCGGTGCGACGTGGCGCGGTATGGCGCGCCAGGCTGTCGGACAGCTGCGGCGCCAGCCGCTGGCAACCCGGCTGTTGGGTCCAGCGGTCAACCGGGTCCGGGCCGTGGACGCCGCGACCTTCCTGCGCCGCGCACTGGTGCTGCGGGACGTCCTGGCCGGCACCGCTGACCGCGCCCAGGAGCGGGCCGACATGTTCGAGTCGGTGGATCTGGCGGGCTTCAGCCTGGCGGCTCCCATTCCCTCCGGCGACCTGTTGCGGGAGGAACGTCCGGACCTGCTGCCCCCCGTTCTCACAGACTGAACCGGGGACGGCCGCCGGGCGCGGGCGCGGCGGCCGTCCAGTGACTTCGCGCGGGCGCGCAGTCAGCTGCCGCGCGCGAAGCGGCGTTCCAGGGCGCGCTGCACGAGTTCCAGCGCGCTGCTGATGGCCCAGTAGATCAGCGCGGCGGCCAGGTACGGTCCAAAGGGCTCGAAGGTGCGCGCGATGACCAGCTGGGCGCTGCGCAGCAGTTCCACGACCGTGATCACCGAGACCAGTGAAGTGTCCTTGACCAGGCCGATCAGGGTGTTGCTCAGGCTGGGCAGCGCCACCCGCGCGGCCTGCGGCAGGATGATCAGCCGCATGGTCTGCGACGGGCTCAGGCCCAGGCTGGTCGCGGCCTCCCGCTGCCCCCTGGGAATACTCAGGATAGCGGCGCGGATCGTCTCGGAGAGGTACGCGGCGGCGTTCAGGGTCAAGGCGATGGTGCCGCCCGCGACCGGGTTCAGGGTGATGCCCAGGCTGGGCAGACCGTAGTAGATGACGAAGATCTGCACCAGCAGCGGCGTGCCGCGGATGAACGACACGAACACGCTGCTCACGCCCCGCAGCAGCGAGAAGCGCGAGAGGCGTGCCAGCGCCACCAGGAAGCCCAGCGGCAACCCCAGCAGCATGGCCGCCAGCGCGAAGCCCAGCGTGATGGGCGTGGCGGCCAGCAGCGTTGGCAGCGACTGGACGGCGCTGTTCACCACGAGGTGCAGTTGCTCGGTGTTCATGGGCGCGGGCCTCCAGGGCAGGTCGAACCCCTCCCCAGTGTGCGGGGAGGGGCATGGCGTTCACCTTGAGCCGGGGTTCAGGGTTTGCTGACGTCCTGCCCGAACCACTGGCGGCTGATCTTGGCGTAGGTGCCGTCGGCCTTGAGCTGCAGCAGGGCCTTGTCCACGGCCACCTTCAGGGCCGTGTTGCTCTTCTTCATGGCGATACCGACGGCTTCCGGGCTGCCGATCACGCCCGCACCGCGCACGGGCAGGTTCTGCGACTTGATCAGGTAGCCGACCAGCAGGCGGTCGTTGTACGCGGCGTCCAGACGCCCGGCCGCGAGGTCCGCGAGGTACTCGGGCGCGCCGGGATAGGTCACGACGTTGATGCCGCCGGCGTCACGCAGCTGCTTCTCGAAGTTGCTGCCCAGGCCCACGCCGACGCGCTTGCCGCTGAGGTCGGCCAGCGTCTTGGGCGAGAAGGTGCCGGCCTTCTTCACGATGATCTGCGGGCTGGAGTACGCGTAGGGCGCGCTGAAGCCGATGGTCTTCTGCCGCTCGGCAGTGATGCCCACCTGGTTGACGATCACGTCGTACTTGTTCGCCTGGAGCCCGGCCAGGATGCCGCTCCACTCGGTCAGCACGAACTCGGCCTTCAGGCCCAGCTTGGCGGCCACGGCCTTGGCGATGTCGACGTCAAAGCCGGTGAGCTGGCCCTTATCGTCTTTGTAGGTGAAGGGCGCGTAGGTGCCCTCCATGCCGATCTTCAGGACGCCCTTGGTGAGGGTCGTGGGAGCCGTGGCGGCGGACGCGCTGGCGGCCAGGGCCGCGGTGGACAGCAGGATCAGGTGTTTCATGGCACTCCTTGTGGCGAGGGGCCGTGCGCCCCACAGCTCATTAGTGTACCAAATCTGTCAACTGATGAGTTGCCTGGCCGTCCGGTGTGGGTACATCCCCGGTCTCACCGCTCGGGCGTGGGCCGCTCTGCCGGCAGCGCCGCGCCGGCCCGCGCCGCCAGCCGTCCCACCGTCAGGCCCTGCACGATGATGCTGAACACCACCACCACGTAGGTCATGACCAGGAAGACGTCCCGCTCCGGCCCGGCCGGCAGCGTGAACGCGAGTGCCACACTGATCGCGCCGCGCAGCCCGCCCCACACCAGCAGCCGCCGCGTGAACGGCGCGAAGGCCGTGACGCGCCGCAGCAGCGTGACCGACACCTGAACGCTGAGCGCGCGCGACAGCAGCACCACGGCGGTGGCGATGACCCCCAGGAGCAGCGCCGTGCCGCTGAAGGGCACCGCCACGATCTGCACAGCCAGCAGCGCGAACAGGCACACGTTCAGCACCTCGTCGATCAGGTGCCACACGTGCTCGAACTCCTCGCGGCTGGACAGCGCGCCCGGCACCCGGTCCGTCAGCGCGCCCACCAGCAGGCCCGCCGCCACGGCCGCCAGCGGCGCGGAGGTGTGCAGGTGGAACGCCAGCGCGGTTAGCCCCAGCACCAGCCCCAGCGATACCAGCATCTCGGTCACGAAGTCATTCACGGACTTCAGGGCCACGTACCCGACTGCGCCGAGCGCCGCGCCCAGCAGCAGGCCGCCCGCTGCCTCCTGCACGAAGTACAGCAGCACGTCCAGCGCGCCCGTTCCCGCTCCGTGTCCTGCGCCGCCTGCGGCGATGCCGGCCAGCACCGCGAAGGCCACCACGCCGATCCCGTCGTTGAACAGGCTTTCGCCGGCCACCAGCGTCTCGATCCGGCGCGGCACCTTCGCCTGTTTGAGCATGCCCAGCACCGCCACCGGGTCGGTCGGACTGATCAGCGCGCCGAACAGCAGGCAGAACACGAACGGGACGTCCATACCGAACACGCGCAGCAGACCGTACACCAGCCCGCCCACCAGCGCCGTGGACACGGCCGTGGACAGCAGCGCCAGGGTCGCCACCGGCCAGCGCAGGCTCCACAGCGCGTGTGAGTTCACGCCCAGCGCGCCGGCGAACAGCAGGAACGAGAGCACGCCCTGGAACACGAAGGTGTTGAAGTCGATCCGCAGCGCCGCCACCGCCTGCCGCGCCAGCGGCACCTCTAGGGCGTTCAGCGCGATCAGCCCCAGGCTCAGGAGCAGGCCGCCCACCGTCACGCCGATGGAGGAGGGGAGCTTCAGATACCGGGCGTTCACCAGGGCGAGCACGGCGATCACGCCGGCGAGCAGGGCCATCGAGTCGAGCAGGGGCATGCGGAACACCTCCAGGGCAGGTCGAGCGGATCACGGAGCGGGGCGCGTTGCCCGGGGTGCAAAAAAAGAAGGCTGCCCCCGAGCAGACTCCACCAGGTCGGCGTATGGTCGCCGGAACCCGCCGCACAGGCGCACTTCCGCGGACAGTCTACCGGAGCACGCCGATCTGCGCCGCGGGTACGGTTGACCCGCCCCGGCGCCCCTACACTCCGGGCATGGCCTTCCCGGACCTCCGATCGTTCATGCGCCTTCTCGAAGACCGGGGCGAACTGCTGCGCATCACCGTGCCGGTCAGCCGCGACTTGGAGATCACCGAGATCGCCGACCGCATGGTGAAAAAGGGCGGTCCGGCCCTGCTGTTCGAGAACGTGACCGGCAGCGCGTACCCGGTCGCCATCGGCCTGCTGGGCACGAAGGAGCGGGTGGCGCTGGCGCTGGGCGTGAAGGATCTGGACGACCTCGCCGCGAAGGTGCGTGGCCTGATCGATCTGTCGGGCGGCGGCAGCAAGCTCGGCCTGCTGAGTAACGTCACGAAACTGCGGGACGCCATGCACCTGCCCCCGCGCCGCGTGACCCGCGCGCCGGTGCAGGAGGTCGTGTGGCGCGGCGACGAGGTCGACCTGTCGCGCATTCCGGTGCTGAAATGCTGGCCGCTGGACGGCGGCCCCTTCGTCACGCTGCCCCTGGTGATCACCAAGGACCCCGAGACCGACGAGCGGAATATGGGCATGTACCGCGTGCAGGTCATGGACCGCAACACGACCGGGATGCACTGGCAGCGCCACAAGACCGGCACGCGGCACCTGGAGAAGGCCAAGAAGCTCGGGCGGCGGCTGGAGGTCGCGGTGGCCATTGGCGGCGACCCGGCCCTGATCTATGCCGCGACCGCGCCGCTGCCACCCGTGCCCGGCCTGGACGAGTTCGCGCTCGCCGGGTACCTGCGCGGCCAGCGGTACCCCGTGGTGCGGGGCGTCACGGTCGATCTGGACGTGCCCGCCAACGCGGAGTTCGTGCTGGAGGGCTACGTCGATCCCGCCGAGGACTGGGCGGTCGAGGGGCCGTTCGGCGACCACACCGGCTTCTACACGCTGCCGGACCTGTACCCGCGCTTTCACGTCACGGCGGTCACCATGCGCCGCGAGCCGGTGTACCCGGCGACCATCGTGGGCCGACCACCCATGGAGGACGCGTACCTGATCGAGGCGTCCGAACGCCTGTTCCTCCCGGCCGCGCAGCTCATCATTCCGGAGATCGCGGA belongs to Deinococcus metalli and includes:
- a CDS encoding amino acid ABC transporter permease, whose protein sequence is MNTEQLHLVVNSAVQSLPTLLAATPITLGFALAAMLLGLPLGFLVALARLSRFSLLRGVSSVFVSFIRGTPLLVQIFVIYYGLPSLGITLNPVAGGTIALTLNAAAYLSETIRAAILSIPRGQREAATSLGLSPSQTMRLIILPQAARVALPSLSNTLIGLVKDTSLVSVITVVELLRSAQLVIARTFEPFGPYLAAALIYWAISSALELVQRALERRFARGS
- a CDS encoding transporter substrate-binding domain-containing protein, producing MKHLILLSTAALAASASAATAPTTLTKGVLKIGMEGTYAPFTYKDDKGQLTGFDVDIAKAVAAKLGLKAEFVLTEWSGILAGLQANKYDVIVNQVGITAERQKTIGFSAPYAYSSPQIIVKKAGTFSPKTLADLSGKRVGVGLGSNFEKQLRDAGGINVVTYPGAPEYLADLAAGRLDAAYNDRLLVGYLIKSQNLPVRGAGVIGSPEAVGIAMKKSNTALKVAVDKALLQLKADGTYAKISRQWFGQDVSKP
- a CDS encoding cation:proton antiporter — its product is MPLLDSMALLAGVIAVLALVNARYLKLPSSIGVTVGGLLLSLGLIALNALEVPLARQAVAALRIDFNTFVFQGVLSFLLFAGALGVNSHALWSLRWPVATLALLSTAVSTALVGGLVYGLLRVFGMDVPFVFCLLFGALISPTDPVAVLGMLKQAKVPRRIETLVAGESLFNDGIGVVAFAVLAGIAAGGAGHGAGTGALDVLLYFVQEAAGGLLLGAALGAVGYVALKSVNDFVTEMLVSLGLVLGLTALAFHLHTSAPLAAVAAGLLVGALTDRVPGALSSREEFEHVWHLIDEVLNVCLFALLAVQIVAVPFSGTALLLGVIATAVVLLSRALSVQVSVTLLRRVTAFAPFTRRLLVWGGLRGAISVALAFTLPAGPERDVFLVMTYVVVVFSIIVQGLTVGRLAARAGAALPAERPTPER
- a CDS encoding menaquinone biosynthesis decarboxylase; its protein translation is MAFPDLRSFMRLLEDRGELLRITVPVSRDLEITEIADRMVKKGGPALLFENVTGSAYPVAIGLLGTKERVALALGVKDLDDLAAKVRGLIDLSGGGSKLGLLSNVTKLRDAMHLPPRRVTRAPVQEVVWRGDEVDLSRIPVLKCWPLDGGPFVTLPLVITKDPETDERNMGMYRVQVMDRNTTGMHWQRHKTGTRHLEKAKKLGRRLEVAVAIGGDPALIYAATAPLPPVPGLDEFALAGYLRGQRYPVVRGVTVDLDVPANAEFVLEGYVDPAEDWAVEGPFGDHTGFYTLPDLYPRFHVTAVTMRREPVYPATIVGRPPMEDAYLIEASERLFLPAAQLIIPEIADYHMPPAGVAHNLVVVSIKKTYPGQAYKVANGLFGLGQMMFAKVIVVVDEHVPVTDFEAVWREVTRRAVPGRDTLVTRGPIDVLDHSSRGWGYGGKLIIDATTKRPEEVGSAASSRDEQAGDLAPETFTPHAGTDLPTFEGVLAQHQTPDGYWLVALDKTRPGQARNLAAAFAAHPAARGIRHLLIADDLTDVHDLQDVWWTILNNIDAERDVWVQGDLLAWDGARKLPEEGFVREWPPKITMSPEIVGRVDALWHVYGLPEQWR